The Candidatus Cloacimonadota bacterium genome includes the window CCGAAAATATCGATGTTATCCCAACCTTCTTTGTTATCTCCGCGCGGCGGATAATAATTAATGCGAACTTTGTGATAAAGGTCTTTATAAAGTTCAGGATTTTTTTCAGGCTGCAGGATAGAATCCAGAACTCCGAGTTTGCTGACTTCCTTTGTTTTGAAAGATTCCGGATCATCGAGAACTTCTCCATCTCGATTTCCTAAAATATTGGTCGAGAACCAACCATTTACTCCCAAAACTCTGGCTCTGATCCCGGGAGCAAGAATGGTTTTCATCAAAGTCTGTCCGGTTTTGAAGTCTTTTCCGGCAATCGGTAATTTATTCATTTTTGCTAATTCCCAGATTGCCGGAATATCAACAGTCAGATTTGGAGCTCCATTGGCAAATGGAATTCCATTTTTCAGAGCTGCATAAGCGTAGATCATGCTCGGAGAAATCGCTTCATTGTTTTCTATAAGTCCTTTCTCAAATGCTTCCAGACTTTGATGAACTGCCTGTTGTTCAATGTATATTTCCGTTGAT containing:
- a CDS encoding inositol-3-phosphate synthase — translated: MKIKEKSEKLGVLIPGLGAIGTTFIAGLELIKKGYSKPIGSLTQMGTIRLGKRTENRSPLLKDFLPLANIEDIVVSGWDIFKDSAYDSAKNARVLSNEHIELVKDELQAIKPMKAVFDKKYVKKLDGTHIKKAENKLELAKMLMADIENFKKENNLTDVVMIWCASTEIYIEQQAVHQSLEAFEKGLIENNEAISPSMIYAYAALKNGIPFANGAPNLTVDIPAIWELAKMNKLPIAGKDFKTGQTLMKTILAPGIRARVLGVNGWFSTNILGNRDGEVLDDPESFKTKEVSKLGVLDSILQPEKNPELYKDLYHKVRINYYPPRGDNKEGWDNIDIFG